Proteins encoded together in one Actinomycetes bacterium window:
- a CDS encoding CPBP family intramembrane glutamic endopeptidase encodes MLVVVLAVLVAANLLTNLLAQRWYVPVCVVSAGVLVALGLRSGLTRADLGLGKGTIGKGLLWAAVLVVLVIAGYVVAASIPHLGAAFSDRRAMTSTGRQIAARVLVAIPLGTVLLEETAFRGVLLAELRRDVGTGWAVALSSVVFGLWHVLPARTMHAEHEAFGSLAGGGRRGRAVAVAGTVAFTAAAGVLFAGLRLWSDSLLPPVGLHWAVNGMGVAIAWRKGARSARRPAGSERDAASR; translated from the coding sequence GTGCTGGTCGTCGTGCTGGCGGTGCTGGTCGCCGCCAACCTGCTGACCAACCTGCTGGCCCAGCGCTGGTACGTCCCCGTCTGCGTGGTCTCGGCCGGCGTGCTCGTCGCCCTTGGGCTGCGCAGCGGGCTGACCAGGGCCGACCTCGGCCTGGGCAAAGGCACGATCGGCAAGGGTCTGCTGTGGGCCGCGGTCCTGGTCGTGCTGGTCATCGCCGGGTACGTCGTCGCCGCCTCGATCCCCCACCTCGGCGCGGCGTTCTCCGATCGCCGCGCGATGACCTCGACCGGGCGGCAGATCGCGGCGCGGGTCCTCGTCGCGATCCCCCTCGGCACCGTGCTGCTGGAGGAGACCGCCTTCCGCGGCGTGCTGCTCGCGGAGCTGCGGCGTGACGTCGGTACGGGATGGGCCGTGGCGCTCAGCTCGGTGGTCTTCGGCCTCTGGCACGTGCTCCCCGCCCGCACCATGCATGCGGAGCACGAGGCGTTCGGCTCCCTCGCGGGTGGAGGACGCCGTGGGCGGGCGGTCGCCGTCGCCGGCACGGTCGCCTTCACCGCCGCCGCCGGCGTCCTGTTCGCCGGGCTGCGTCTGTGGAGCGACAGCCTGCTCCCGCCCGTGGGTCTGCACTGGGCAGTCAACGGGATGGGGGTCGCGATAGCGTGGCGCAAGGGTGCTCGCTCGGCCAGGCGACCGGCGGGCAGCGAACGCGACGCCGCGTCGCGCTGA